In Paractinoplanes brasiliensis, the following proteins share a genomic window:
- a CDS encoding cation-translocating P-type ATPase — MASDVRVASGGGPGLSSGEAARRLEHDGPNALPTRKRVPVWRRVLTQLSDPLIIVLLVAIALTVVTGDWTDAAVIALVIVVNTTVGVIQEVKADQAITALATMTAPEARVLRDGRQRLIPASEVVVGDLLVLTEGDIVPADATLTEAAALLVDESALTGESVPVDKSADSDNIVSSGTVVVRGRGRAMVTAVGTTSAMGRIAGLMATGSGLTPLQHRLVGVGRILAGTAVVLCTVVLALGLARGESLELMVVTAISLVVAAVPESLPAVVTLALALGARRMAARHALIRRLPAVETLGSVTVIATDKTGTLTEGRMVARRLWTPTGTAELDGHGYSPEGTIRRKRRPVTAHNTPDVGRLLTAAALCTDATIHSPAAPDGDWAALGDPTEAALLAAAGKAGLDPTALKTALPRVGELPFDSDRKRMTTVHRQSGGVRIICKGAPEVLLSAMFLDEPPALITRCAEQADTLAGDGYRVLAVAQADHDTAPPVEQWERGLRLLGLIGIRDPARPSAATTIAACQTAGITPVLITGDHPATARAVATEVGIIDIGDDVIDCRVPSATDRLRHARVFARATPEQKLDIITARRQAGDIVAMTGDGVNDGPALRHADIGVAMGLRGTEVARRAADLVLADDELATVVAAAEEGRRVYANIRRFLLYGLSGGAAEIAVMLAGPFLGLPLFLLPAQILWVNLLTHGLPGVALGSEPAPPDVMKRPPRPPAESVLGAGLWQRILRVGVVIAAVTLGIAVWANATDRPWQSMAFFALGATQLAVALGSRARPGSRANPMLLVAVAAALALQFAGLYLPMLNELLGTEPVPLLDLLIICALSTLGYAAIRLDRLVHPGRRPATPTPGPSRR, encoded by the coding sequence ATGGCCAGTGACGTTCGCGTCGCGTCCGGTGGTGGCCCGGGTCTGTCGTCCGGGGAGGCCGCACGGCGGCTCGAACACGACGGGCCCAACGCGCTGCCGACGCGCAAACGCGTGCCGGTGTGGCGGCGGGTCCTGACTCAGCTGAGCGACCCGCTGATCATCGTGCTGCTCGTCGCGATCGCGCTGACCGTCGTCACCGGTGACTGGACCGACGCCGCGGTCATCGCCCTGGTCATCGTCGTCAACACCACCGTCGGCGTCATCCAGGAGGTCAAGGCCGACCAGGCCATCACCGCACTGGCCACCATGACCGCCCCCGAGGCCCGGGTGCTGCGCGATGGCCGGCAGCGGCTGATCCCCGCCTCCGAGGTCGTCGTCGGAGACCTGCTGGTCCTCACCGAGGGCGACATCGTGCCCGCCGACGCCACCCTGACCGAGGCTGCCGCCCTGCTGGTGGACGAGTCCGCCCTCACCGGCGAGTCAGTGCCGGTCGACAAGTCCGCCGACTCCGACAACATCGTCTCCTCCGGCACCGTGGTCGTACGCGGCCGGGGCCGTGCCATGGTCACCGCGGTCGGCACGACCAGCGCCATGGGCCGCATCGCCGGGCTGATGGCCACCGGATCCGGACTCACCCCACTGCAACACCGCCTGGTCGGCGTCGGCCGCATCCTCGCCGGCACCGCCGTGGTGCTCTGCACCGTCGTGCTCGCGCTCGGGCTGGCCCGCGGCGAATCGCTCGAACTGATGGTCGTCACCGCGATCAGCCTCGTCGTCGCCGCTGTGCCCGAATCGCTGCCCGCCGTCGTCACCCTCGCCCTCGCGTTGGGCGCCCGTCGGATGGCCGCCCGGCACGCCCTCATCCGGCGACTGCCCGCCGTGGAGACCCTCGGCTCGGTCACCGTCATCGCCACCGACAAGACCGGCACCCTCACGGAAGGCCGCATGGTCGCCCGCCGGCTCTGGACACCCACCGGCACAGCCGAACTCGACGGCCACGGCTACTCCCCCGAAGGCACCATCCGCCGCAAGCGCCGCCCGGTCACCGCGCACAACACCCCGGACGTCGGCCGGCTGCTCACCGCCGCCGCGCTGTGCACCGACGCCACCATCCACTCCCCCGCCGCCCCGGACGGGGACTGGGCCGCGCTCGGCGACCCCACCGAGGCGGCCCTGCTCGCCGCCGCCGGAAAGGCCGGCCTCGACCCCACCGCATTGAAGACCGCCCTGCCGCGCGTCGGGGAACTGCCGTTCGACAGCGACCGCAAACGCATGACCACCGTGCATCGGCAGTCCGGCGGCGTACGGATCATCTGCAAGGGAGCACCCGAGGTCCTGCTCAGCGCCATGTTCCTCGATGAGCCTCCCGCCCTGATCACCCGCTGCGCCGAACAAGCTGACACCCTGGCCGGCGACGGCTACCGCGTTCTGGCCGTCGCGCAGGCCGACCACGACACCGCCCCGCCGGTCGAGCAATGGGAACGCGGGCTGCGGCTGCTCGGCCTGATCGGCATCCGTGACCCCGCCCGCCCGTCCGCGGCCACGACCATCGCGGCGTGCCAGACCGCCGGCATCACCCCGGTGCTCATCACCGGCGACCACCCCGCCACCGCCCGCGCCGTGGCCACCGAGGTCGGCATCATCGACATCGGCGACGATGTGATCGACTGCCGGGTACCCTCCGCAACCGACCGGCTTCGCCACGCCCGCGTCTTCGCCCGCGCCACCCCGGAACAGAAACTCGACATCATCACCGCCCGCCGCCAGGCCGGCGACATCGTCGCCATGACCGGAGACGGGGTCAACGACGGACCCGCCCTGCGCCACGCCGACATCGGCGTCGCCATGGGGCTGCGCGGCACCGAGGTCGCCCGCCGGGCCGCCGACCTCGTGCTCGCCGACGACGAACTGGCCACTGTGGTCGCCGCCGCCGAAGAAGGCCGCCGGGTCTACGCCAACATCCGCCGTTTCCTGCTCTACGGACTGTCCGGCGGTGCCGCCGAGATCGCCGTCATGCTCGCCGGGCCCTTCCTCGGCCTGCCGCTGTTCCTGCTGCCCGCTCAGATCCTCTGGGTCAACCTGCTCACCCACGGCCTGCCCGGCGTCGCCCTCGGCAGCGAACCCGCCCCGCCCGACGTCATGAAGCGGCCACCCCGCCCTCCCGCCGAATCCGTGCTCGGCGCCGGTCTCTGGCAGCGCATCCTGCGCGTGGGCGTGGTCATCGCCGCCGTCACGCTCGGCATCGCCGTCTGGGCGAACGCCACCGACCGGCCCTGGCAGAGCATGGCCTTCTTCGCCCTCGGCGCCACCCAGCTCGCCGTCGCCCTCGGCTCCCGCGCCCGTCCTGGCAGCCGCGCCAACCCGATGCTGCTGGTCGCGGTCGCCGCCGCCCTTGCCCTGCAGTTCGCCGGCCTCTATCTACCGATGCTCAACGAGCTGCTCGGCACCGAACCGGTGCCGCTGCTCGACCTGCTGATCATCTGCGCGCTCTCGACCCTCGGCTACGCCGCGATCCGCCTGGACCGCCTCGTGCACCCCGGACGACGCCCGGCAACACCTACGCCGGGGCCGTCGCGGCGCTGA
- a CDS encoding DedA family protein has protein sequence MRFLDPEVLISTFGVAGILALVFAESGLLVGFFLPGDSLLFTAGLLVSQQTVLHLPLWQLCLLVTAAAIAGDQVGYATGRRLGPPLFRRPNSRLFKQENLLRTRRFFDRYGPHAVVLARFVPVVRTFTPIVAGSLRMRYRTFTACNVIGGALWGSGVTVLGFFLGRVPFVRDHIQLILVGVVAVSVAPLGMGWLRGRRSHHAGAKQ, from the coding sequence ATGAGGTTTCTCGACCCCGAGGTGCTGATCTCCACCTTCGGCGTGGCCGGGATACTCGCGCTGGTCTTCGCCGAATCCGGGTTGCTGGTCGGGTTCTTCCTGCCCGGCGACTCCCTGCTGTTCACCGCGGGTCTGCTGGTCTCCCAGCAGACCGTCCTGCACCTGCCGCTGTGGCAGTTGTGCCTGCTGGTCACCGCCGCCGCGATCGCCGGCGACCAGGTCGGCTACGCGACGGGGCGGCGGCTCGGGCCGCCGCTGTTCCGCCGCCCGAACTCCCGGCTGTTCAAACAGGAGAACCTCCTCAGGACTCGCCGGTTCTTCGACCGGTACGGGCCCCATGCCGTGGTCCTGGCCAGATTCGTGCCGGTGGTGCGCACGTTCACCCCGATCGTCGCCGGCTCCCTCCGCATGCGATATCGCACCTTCACGGCCTGCAACGTGATCGGTGGGGCGCTGTGGGGCAGCGGTGTCACCGTGCTCGGCTTTTTCCTCGGGCGGGTGCCGTTCGTCCGCGACCACATCCAACTGATTCTGGTCGGCGTCGTCGCCGTCTCCGTTGCCCCACTCGGCATGGGATGGCTTCGCGGCCGCCGCAGCCACCACGCCGGCGCCAAGCAGTGA
- a CDS encoding universal stress protein, whose product MDDTSAVRVLAGYDGSLSAGAAIEAGAVLLPSAHARITFCWTPPFASEAIRRRLRTRTIGLQDLVAAIEREGAAEAEHIAGTGVTLAQAAGWACEPLTERVYGGEGFAIADLAAKLDADVVLVGARGLGGASAVLGSVSDAVAHYTPRPVLVVPYPLLSDERADLARGPVLVGWDGSPGAQLALNTAQKLLTSRATVVAAVADDAVDPPKAPHEFLRLPAHGGHLTPGRAVAEGLATAARERHAAVVVVGSRGRSAAREILLGSVAMATLHHAHRPVLVVHDPAREP is encoded by the coding sequence ATGGACGACACCTCAGCCGTACGAGTGCTGGCCGGCTACGACGGATCGCTGTCGGCAGGAGCAGCGATCGAGGCAGGAGCCGTGCTGTTGCCGTCGGCTCATGCCCGGATCACGTTCTGCTGGACCCCACCGTTCGCCAGCGAGGCGATCCGCCGGCGGCTGCGGACCCGGACGATCGGACTGCAGGATCTCGTCGCGGCGATCGAGCGTGAGGGCGCGGCAGAAGCCGAACACATCGCCGGGACGGGCGTCACCCTGGCTCAGGCCGCTGGATGGGCGTGCGAACCATTGACCGAGAGGGTCTACGGAGGAGAGGGTTTCGCCATCGCCGATCTGGCGGCAAAGCTGGACGCCGACGTCGTGCTGGTCGGCGCCCGCGGACTCGGTGGTGCCTCCGCCGTGCTGGGCAGCGTCTCCGATGCGGTCGCGCACTACACTCCCAGGCCCGTCCTGGTCGTGCCCTATCCGCTGCTGAGCGACGAACGCGCGGATCTGGCCCGAGGGCCGGTGCTGGTGGGCTGGGACGGATCTCCCGGCGCACAGCTGGCCCTGAACACCGCCCAGAAGCTGCTCACCAGCCGGGCCACCGTTGTCGCCGCCGTGGCCGACGACGCCGTCGACCCGCCGAAGGCACCACACGAGTTCCTTCGGTTGCCCGCCCACGGAGGCCACCTCACGCCGGGCCGGGCGGTCGCTGAAGGGCTCGCCACGGCCGCTCGCGAGCGGCACGCGGCCGTCGTGGTGGTCGGTTCGCGCGGGCGCTCCGCCGCTCGGGAGATCCTGCTCGGCAGCGTCGCCATGGCGACCCTGCACCACGCTCACCGGCCGGTGCTGGTGGTGCACGACCCCGCCCGCGAGCCATGA
- a CDS encoding ABC transporter ATP-binding protein, whose product MNFGPAVDARTGAKGTRIDLDDVCRHFVVGDVVVRALDQVNLHVDESAFVVVLGPSGSGKTTLLNLVGALDAPTSGTIRLAGTDLTTATRAERTRIRRRTVSFVFQSFNLFPALTALENVQFGADVAGRAHAERLAQQVLEQVGLGERGRHFAHQLSGGEQQRVAIARALATGNPILLADEPTGELDFHTGVQILELLRAQAESGKTVVVVTHNREISRVADRVIELSSGHIVADGPPAGGRAGLADLRW is encoded by the coding sequence ATGAATTTCGGCCCGGCGGTGGACGCGCGGACCGGTGCGAAGGGAACCCGGATCGATCTGGACGACGTGTGCCGGCATTTCGTCGTCGGCGATGTCGTGGTCAGGGCGTTGGACCAGGTGAATCTGCACGTCGACGAGTCCGCGTTCGTGGTGGTGCTCGGCCCGTCCGGGTCGGGCAAGACGACACTGCTCAACCTCGTCGGCGCCCTGGACGCGCCGACCTCGGGCACCATCCGGCTGGCCGGGACGGACCTGACCACCGCGACGCGGGCGGAACGAACCCGCATCCGCCGCCGCACCGTCAGTTTCGTCTTCCAGAGCTTCAACCTCTTTCCCGCGCTCACGGCGCTGGAGAACGTGCAGTTCGGCGCCGACGTGGCCGGGCGCGCGCACGCCGAGCGGCTGGCGCAGCAGGTGCTCGAGCAGGTCGGCCTGGGCGAGCGTGGCCGGCACTTCGCCCACCAGCTGTCCGGTGGCGAGCAGCAGCGCGTCGCGATCGCCCGGGCGCTGGCCACCGGCAACCCCATCCTGCTGGCCGACGAACCGACCGGTGAGCTCGACTTCCACACCGGCGTGCAGATCCTGGAGCTGCTGCGAGCGCAGGCCGAATCCGGCAAGACCGTCGTGGTGGTCACCCACAACCGGGAGATCTCGCGGGTCGCCGACCGGGTGATCGAGCTGTCCAGCGGCCACATCGTCGCGGACGGGCCGCCCGCGGGTGGCCGCGCCGGGCTCGCCGACCTGCGCTGGTAA
- a CDS encoding FtsX-like permease family protein, translated as MNRFRFWMRWSWRDLRRRWVLVGAIALVIALGTGTYAGLLGTSAWRTQSNDASFAALHTHDLRVALPQGSHVREGTLAAVLSGLPHAGDVTAARERLVVPTQIAGPGGLLVTGELVGTDTRPGPVVDGVWISAGRALGLADDGRPQVVAETVFAGKNNLPIPAELTVSGGATLTVVGRGQSPEYFLVTGAQGGGTPFLSQKAYGVLFASLHTVQQATGATGAVNDLVLTLRPGADRDAVAGELRHALDAARPPVAATVSTRDDIDAYRILYQDIDGDARLWRVVALLVLLGGALAALNLTTRIVEAQRREIGIGMALGVPSRLLAVRPLLFGAQVALLGVALGLLVGWAIGIPLRALFTDMVPLPIWRTPLQWDVFAQAAALGFILPFAAVAWPIWRALRVQPVQAIRVGHLAARSGGPVRFLRRLRLPGRGYHQIPLRNVLRTPRRSALTALGIAASITTLVTVFGFLDTFRGTLDRAGDELLHAAPDRVAVTLDTFQPRDGDVVRQIAGLPEVASVDPGLLTGGTARAGGHQIDLAIEVLAARPAWTPTLTSGTVHGGIVLADKAARDLGVHAGDTVTVEHPRATATGLRTVQTPMRVTGIHPNPMRMLAYLDQASAGPFGLTGATNLLTVTPAAGAGPEAVRRALLAVPHVASAQTARAATDGMKASLDEFVGILQVAAAVTLLLALLIAFNTTTIGVDERAREHATMLAFGLPPRTVLGMTTVETVLVGGAGTIAGILGGYVLLRWLTVTTIPSVLPEIGVTAMLSTRTVVEALALGVLTVAVAPLFTLRRTRRMDIPATLRVME; from the coding sequence GTGAACCGGTTCCGGTTCTGGATGCGCTGGTCCTGGCGGGACCTGCGACGCCGCTGGGTGCTGGTCGGTGCGATCGCCCTGGTCATCGCGCTGGGCACGGGCACGTACGCGGGCCTGCTCGGTACCTCGGCGTGGCGCACCCAGTCGAACGACGCCAGCTTCGCCGCCCTCCACACGCACGACCTGCGCGTCGCGCTGCCGCAGGGCAGCCACGTCCGCGAGGGCACACTGGCGGCCGTGCTGTCCGGCCTGCCGCACGCCGGTGACGTGACCGCGGCGCGGGAACGTCTCGTCGTCCCCACCCAGATCGCCGGTCCCGGCGGGCTGCTGGTCACCGGGGAACTTGTCGGCACGGACACCCGTCCCGGCCCGGTGGTCGACGGCGTCTGGATCAGCGCGGGCCGGGCGCTCGGCCTCGCCGACGACGGCCGGCCTCAAGTGGTGGCGGAGACCGTCTTCGCCGGCAAGAACAACCTGCCGATCCCGGCCGAGCTGACCGTCTCCGGCGGCGCCACGCTCACCGTCGTCGGGCGTGGTCAATCCCCGGAGTACTTCCTGGTCACCGGCGCCCAGGGCGGTGGCACCCCGTTCCTGAGCCAGAAGGCGTACGGGGTGTTGTTCGCCTCGCTGCACACCGTCCAGCAGGCCACCGGCGCGACCGGTGCGGTCAACGACCTGGTGCTGACGCTGCGCCCCGGCGCGGACCGCGACGCCGTCGCCGGCGAGCTGCGACACGCGCTCGACGCGGCACGGCCACCGGTCGCGGCCACGGTCAGCACCCGCGACGACATCGACGCCTACCGCATCCTGTATCAGGACATCGACGGCGACGCCCGGCTGTGGCGGGTGGTCGCCCTGCTGGTGCTCCTCGGCGGGGCGCTGGCGGCGCTCAACCTCACCACCCGGATCGTGGAGGCCCAGCGCCGCGAGATCGGCATCGGAATGGCGCTGGGCGTGCCGTCGCGGCTGCTCGCCGTCCGGCCGCTGCTGTTCGGCGCCCAGGTCGCGCTGCTCGGGGTGGCGCTGGGGTTGCTGGTCGGCTGGGCGATCGGGATACCGCTGCGGGCACTGTTCACCGACATGGTCCCGCTGCCGATCTGGCGAACCCCGCTGCAGTGGGACGTCTTCGCCCAGGCCGCCGCGCTTGGCTTCATCCTGCCGTTCGCGGCCGTGGCCTGGCCGATCTGGCGAGCGCTGCGGGTGCAGCCGGTGCAGGCCATCCGCGTCGGTCATCTCGCCGCCCGCAGCGGTGGCCCGGTCCGATTCCTTCGAAGGCTGCGCCTGCCCGGACGGGGGTACCACCAGATCCCGCTGCGCAACGTGCTGCGAACACCACGCCGCAGCGCCCTGACCGCACTCGGGATCGCCGCCTCGATCACCACCCTGGTCACCGTCTTCGGTTTCCTGGACACCTTCCGCGGCACCCTGGACCGGGCCGGCGACGAACTCCTGCACGCCGCGCCCGATCGGGTCGCCGTCACCCTGGACACCTTCCAGCCCCGCGACGGCGACGTAGTGCGGCAGATCGCCGGCCTGCCCGAGGTCGCCTCCGTCGACCCGGGCCTGCTCACGGGCGGCACCGCTCGCGCCGGCGGCCACCAGATCGACCTGGCCATCGAGGTCCTCGCCGCCCGCCCCGCCTGGACACCGACGCTGACCAGCGGCACCGTCCACGGCGGCATCGTCCTGGCCGACAAGGCCGCCCGCGATCTCGGCGTGCACGCCGGCGACACCGTCACCGTCGAACATCCCCGAGCCACCGCCACCGGCCTGCGCACCGTGCAGACCCCGATGCGGGTCACCGGCATCCACCCCAACCCCATGCGGATGCTGGCCTATCTCGATCAGGCCTCCGCCGGCCCGTTCGGTCTCACGGGCGCGACGAACCTGCTGACCGTCACGCCCGCTGCCGGCGCCGGTCCGGAGGCAGTACGGCGGGCGTTACTGGCCGTCCCGCACGTCGCCTCCGCCCAGACCGCCCGTGCGGCGACCGACGGCATGAAGGCCAGCCTGGACGAGTTCGTCGGCATTCTGCAGGTCGCCGCGGCGGTCACCCTCCTGCTGGCGCTGCTCATCGCGTTCAACACCACCACCATCGGCGTGGACGAACGCGCCCGCGAACACGCCACCATGCTCGCGTTCGGCCTTCCGCCCCGCACCGTGCTGGGTATGACGACCGTCGAAACCGTGCTGGTCGGCGGCGCCGGCACGATCGCCGGCATCCTCGGCGGTTACGTGCTGCTGCGCTGGCTGACCGTCACCACGATCCCGTCCGTGCTGCCCGAGATCGGCGTCACCGCCATGCTCTCCACCCGGACCGTGGTCGAAGCGCTCGCGCTCGGCGTGCTCACCGTCGCCGTCGCGCCGCTGTTCACCCTGCGCCGGACCCGTCGGATGGACATCCCTGCCACCCTGCGCGTCATGGAATAG
- a CDS encoding acyltransferase family protein, producing MSCLDNLKVALIAAIIAMHAVLGYAGSMTAWSYTEVREVTLNPVAEAVLLVLVTPFGLFIMTLLFLVAGLLTPPSLERKGAGRFVRDRLLRLGVPFLAYVVVVQPTVMYALEHPLGNAPGSYWDNFVDDEGAMDTGPLWFVGVLLIFSLGYAGWVRAGRRRATAPGRRTIRMGRLLLVAAVVAPASFLIRLVYPYGGDSGLTDLNFWQWPACLAMFGVGITAVRQGWVERIPDRVYRDSRAVAVAAVAASLVFLGVVGSLDRIDDMMGGPQWPAVGFTVVETVLAVFGPVWLLGAAQRHLGALRRWAGPATVRSAYGAFMVQTPVLIGLAVVLRPVPLPAEAKALIVATVGVAVSFRLSWLLISRIRGLARVL from the coding sequence GTGTCCTGTCTGGACAACCTCAAGGTGGCCCTGATCGCCGCCATCATCGCGATGCACGCCGTACTCGGATATGCCGGCTCCATGACGGCGTGGTCCTACACCGAGGTCCGCGAGGTGACCCTCAACCCGGTGGCCGAGGCGGTGCTGCTCGTACTGGTCACCCCGTTCGGGCTGTTCATCATGACGTTGTTGTTCCTCGTCGCCGGGCTACTGACCCCGCCGTCGCTGGAACGCAAGGGCGCCGGGCGGTTCGTCCGGGACCGGTTGCTGCGGCTGGGTGTGCCGTTCCTCGCGTACGTCGTGGTCGTACAGCCGACGGTCATGTACGCGTTGGAGCACCCGTTGGGCAACGCGCCGGGATCGTACTGGGACAACTTCGTCGACGACGAGGGCGCTATGGACACCGGCCCGCTGTGGTTCGTGGGTGTTCTGCTGATCTTCTCCCTCGGGTACGCCGGCTGGGTTCGGGCCGGGCGCCGGCGCGCCACGGCGCCCGGACGCCGGACGATCAGGATGGGCCGGTTGCTGCTGGTGGCCGCGGTGGTGGCACCCGCGTCGTTCCTGATCCGGCTGGTCTACCCGTACGGCGGTGACAGTGGACTCACCGACCTGAACTTCTGGCAGTGGCCGGCATGCCTCGCAATGTTCGGGGTGGGCATCACCGCCGTACGCCAGGGATGGGTGGAACGGATTCCGGACCGGGTGTATCGCGACAGCCGCGCGGTGGCGGTCGCGGCCGTCGCCGCGTCGCTGGTGTTCCTGGGCGTGGTGGGTTCGCTGGATCGGATCGACGACATGATGGGCGGCCCGCAGTGGCCGGCCGTGGGGTTCACGGTGGTGGAAACGGTGCTGGCGGTGTTCGGGCCGGTGTGGCTGCTCGGCGCCGCCCAACGTCACCTCGGAGCACTTCGGCGCTGGGCCGGCCCGGCGACCGTCCGGAGTGCCTACGGCGCGTTCATGGTGCAGACTCCCGTGCTCATCGGGCTCGCGGTCGTGCTGCGTCCCGTCCCGCTGCCGGCGGAGGCGAAGGCACTGATCGTGGCGACGGTCGGCGTCGCCGTGTCCTTCCGGCTGTCTTGGCTGCTGATCAGCCGGATCCGCGGGCTCGCCCGGGTCCTCTGA
- a CDS encoding acyltransferase family protein, producing MAEDAGRDPGRGVDDRRRASSPPPRRLAYVDNVRAAMVAWIIGGHALLGYLAIGGWPYDEVNEVTMAPRVEWVLTAILGPSALFLIGAFFFVSGLVSQAAMARRGPGRFAVERLLQLGVPVAAFILVIWPLFMWFAYLAAGHNVSYWWEFRHRQPFLDSGPMWFGEVLLYVSLGYAAWGWAAARSVRRPSRPPAPLRGRHLVAVAGAITLASFVVRLWFPARSTQILDLHLWQWPQCIGMFALGVAAGRREWLAEVPGRLYQACGWAVLIIVAALPGAAIAAGVTDVAADATPYLGGWHWPALLLAGVEGALAVAGSVWLCGLAQRRLTGTALTTWTRSSYIAFTLQAPVLLTLAIALRPVTWPAEAKGATVAALGILASFWLASRLRRAPLRRIL from the coding sequence GTGGCCGAGGATGCGGGCCGGGATCCCGGCCGCGGTGTCGATGATCGGCGGCGCGCGAGCAGCCCGCCGCCACGCCGGCTGGCGTACGTGGACAATGTTCGCGCCGCCATGGTCGCCTGGATCATCGGCGGGCATGCCCTGCTCGGGTACCTGGCGATCGGCGGATGGCCGTACGACGAGGTGAACGAGGTCACCATGGCCCCGCGGGTCGAGTGGGTGCTCACCGCGATACTGGGGCCCTCGGCCCTGTTCCTGATCGGCGCCTTCTTCTTCGTATCCGGCCTGGTGAGCCAGGCGGCGATGGCCCGCAGGGGACCCGGCCGATTCGCGGTCGAGCGCCTTCTGCAGCTCGGCGTGCCGGTCGCCGCGTTCATTCTGGTGATCTGGCCGTTGTTCATGTGGTTCGCCTACCTGGCCGCCGGCCACAACGTCTCGTACTGGTGGGAGTTTCGCCACCGGCAGCCGTTCCTCGACTCCGGACCGATGTGGTTCGGCGAGGTACTGCTCTACGTCTCGCTCGGATACGCCGCTTGGGGATGGGCCGCGGCACGGTCGGTCCGGCGCCCATCCCGGCCGCCGGCTCCGCTGCGCGGACGCCACCTGGTCGCGGTGGCCGGCGCCATCACCCTGGCCTCCTTCGTGGTACGGCTCTGGTTCCCCGCCCGAAGCACCCAGATCCTCGACCTGCACCTGTGGCAGTGGCCGCAGTGCATCGGCATGTTCGCCCTCGGCGTGGCGGCCGGACGCCGTGAATGGCTGGCCGAGGTTCCCGGCCGGCTGTACCAGGCGTGCGGCTGGGCCGTGCTCATAATCGTCGCGGCCCTGCCGGGGGCCGCGATCGCGGCCGGGGTCACCGACGTGGCCGCGGACGCCACCCCCTACCTCGGCGGATGGCACTGGCCGGCGCTCCTGCTGGCCGGCGTGGAGGGCGCGCTGGCGGTCGCCGGCTCGGTATGGCTGTGTGGCCTGGCGCAGCGCCGGCTGACCGGAACCGCGCTGACCACCTGGACACGCTCCTCGTACATTGCCTTCACCCTGCAGGCGCCGGTGCTGCTCACCCTGGCGATCGCTCTGCGTCCGGTGACGTGGCCGGCCGAGGCCAAGGGCGCCACGGTGGCCGCGCTCGGCATCCTGGCCAGCTTCTGGCTGGCCAGTCGACTGAGGCGAGCCCCGCTGCGACGGATCCTGTGA
- a CDS encoding alpha/beta hydrolase family esterase, with the protein MTDRLWRTIRTGAAAAAAAVMLACCSTDDPRTSTSIPTAMPSSGTATVEFAGREVTVHVPSSYDPARPAPVILALHGYSSYAQELETYLRLTPESERHGFIYAYPDGSTDDQGERFWNATDACCAFTGAKPDDSRQLSELISAIADSYRVDRARVYLIGHSNGGFMAFRMACDHADQVTAIVALNGAGWNDPAQCRPSAPVSVLAVHSSADETIAFDGGEINGVTYPSAAAVVDQWRGYNQCSGDGRESPDLDLVADLPGAETKVRAYTQGCAGGSTVQAWTISGGPHVPQLGPGFAPAVTDFLLAQVKRGS; encoded by the coding sequence ATGACTGATCGACTATGGCGGACGATTCGGACAGGTGCCGCAGCGGCAGCGGCGGCGGTGATGCTGGCCTGCTGCTCGACGGACGACCCGCGCACCTCGACCAGTATCCCGACGGCGATGCCGAGCAGCGGCACCGCCACGGTGGAGTTCGCCGGCCGTGAGGTCACTGTGCACGTACCCAGCTCCTACGATCCGGCTCGGCCCGCACCGGTGATCCTGGCGCTGCACGGCTACAGCTCGTACGCGCAAGAGCTGGAGACCTACCTGCGGCTCACCCCCGAATCAGAGCGGCACGGGTTCATCTACGCCTATCCGGACGGATCGACCGACGACCAGGGTGAACGTTTCTGGAACGCCACGGACGCGTGTTGCGCCTTCACCGGCGCCAAGCCCGACGACTCGCGACAACTCAGCGAGCTCATCTCCGCGATCGCGGACTCGTACCGGGTGGACCGCGCCCGTGTCTATCTGATCGGACACTCGAACGGCGGGTTCATGGCGTTCCGGATGGCTTGTGATCACGCCGACCAGGTCACCGCGATCGTCGCCCTGAACGGCGCCGGCTGGAACGATCCCGCACAGTGCCGGCCGTCCGCACCGGTCAGCGTGCTCGCCGTTCACAGCAGCGCCGACGAGACCATCGCCTTCGACGGCGGCGAGATCAACGGCGTGACCTATCCGTCGGCGGCCGCCGTGGTTGACCAGTGGCGGGGCTACAACCAGTGCTCAGGGGACGGCCGCGAGTCCCCCGACCTCGACCTGGTCGCCGACCTGCCGGGGGCCGAGACCAAGGTACGGGCGTACACCCAGGGGTGCGCCGGGGGCTCGACCGTCCAGGCGTGGACGATCAGCGGTGGTCCGCATGTGCCGCAGCTGGGGCCCGGTTTCGCCCCGGCGGTGACCGACTTCCTGCTTGCCCAGGTGAAACGCGGCTCGTAA